A section of the Amycolatopsis sp. AA4 genome encodes:
- the dnaE gene encoding DNA polymerase III subunit alpha, producing MSNDSFVHLHVHTEYSMLDGAAKIGPLFAEAARLGMPAVGMTDHGNMYGGDEFFQTSKKHGIKPIIGIEAYVAPESRFHKKPVFWGQASQRGSDEFGEGGDVSGGGAYTHMTMVAGNATGLRNLFKLSSLASIQGYYRKPRMDRELIAENAEGIIATTGCPSGEVQTRLRLGQREAAIQAASDYKDIFGAGNFYLELMDHGLPIERSVREGLLEIGKLLDLPPLATNDSHYVTKDQADTHSALLCVQAGKTLNDPTRFKFDGDGYFLKSAQEMREYWDKEVPGAADNTLLIAERVESYEDVYAHKDRMPVFDVPEGHTEATWLRHQVAEGLKWRFPDGIPDGYEERCDYELNVIEGKGFPAYFLIVADLIQHAREVGILVGPGRGSAAGALVAYALGITNLDPIPQKLLFERFLNPERMSMPDIDIDFDDRRRGEMIRYATDKYGADRVAQVITFGTIKTKAAIKDSARVHFGQPGYSIADKISKALPPPIMAKDIPLSGIVDSKHERYAEAAEVRTLVETDEECKTIFETARGLEGLIRNAGVHACAVIMSSEPLTDAIPVWQRDDGSIITGWDYPSCEAIGLLKMDFLGLRNLTVIGDALENIKANRGEEIDLDRLGFDDPEAYKLLGRGDTLGVFQLDGGAMRDLLRRMLPTGFEDIIAVLALYRPGPMGMNAHNDYADRKNNRQQIKPIHPQLEEPLREILSETYGLIVYQEQIMQIAQKVAGYTMGRADTLRRAMGKKKKEVLEKEYEGFEEGMKSSPLVEGGFSPEAVKALWDTILPFAGYAFNKSHAAAYGLIAYWTAYLKANYTAEYMAALLTSVGDNKDKSAIYLSECRRLGIKVLPPDVNESALRFAAVGNDIRFGLGAVRNVGANVVESIIKTREEKGKYSSFTDFLDKSELVACNKRVIESLIKAGAFDSMGHTRLSMIQVHEDAVEAVVPLKRQEAMGQFDLFGSFGGGDDAAEAAPSSSPLAHLKFGEEEYPRKQLLAYEREMLGLYVSAHPLDGAERILRKHAPKPIAALLADPPKEGEVVISGLLTSLERRVNKKGEPWAICTVEDMDAAIEVLFFAKAYSMFAADLVEDNAVLVKGRVNWREDKMSVFGGGLVPLDLSEIGNGDEEPPLVLLAAAEKIDQAVVSELKSTLLAHKGDTPVHLKLVGKNQTVFALYDYPVKVSSMLIGELKGIPGITANT from the coding sequence GTGTCGAACGATTCTTTCGTCCACCTGCACGTCCACACCGAGTACTCCATGCTGGACGGTGCGGCGAAGATCGGCCCGTTGTTCGCGGAGGCGGCCCGGTTGGGGATGCCCGCGGTGGGGATGACTGATCACGGGAACATGTACGGCGGGGACGAGTTTTTCCAGACGTCGAAGAAGCACGGGATCAAGCCGATCATCGGGATCGAGGCGTACGTCGCGCCGGAAAGCCGGTTTCACAAGAAGCCGGTGTTCTGGGGGCAGGCGTCGCAGCGGGGGTCGGACGAGTTCGGCGAGGGCGGGGACGTTTCGGGCGGCGGTGCGTACACGCACATGACGATGGTCGCGGGGAACGCGACGGGGTTGCGGAATCTGTTCAAGCTGTCGTCGCTGGCGTCGATCCAGGGCTATTACCGGAAGCCGCGGATGGACCGGGAGCTGATCGCGGAGAACGCGGAGGGGATCATCGCGACGACGGGGTGTCCGTCGGGCGAGGTGCAGACGCGCCTGCGGCTGGGGCAGCGGGAGGCGGCGATCCAGGCGGCCTCGGATTACAAGGACATTTTCGGCGCGGGGAATTTCTATCTGGAGCTGATGGACCACGGGCTGCCGATCGAGCGGTCGGTGCGGGAGGGTCTGCTGGAGATCGGGAAGCTGCTGGACCTGCCGCCGCTGGCCACCAACGATTCGCATTACGTGACGAAGGACCAGGCGGACACGCACTCGGCGCTGCTGTGCGTGCAGGCGGGGAAGACGCTGAACGACCCGACCCGGTTCAAGTTCGACGGGGACGGTTATTTCCTGAAGTCGGCGCAGGAGATGCGGGAGTACTGGGACAAGGAGGTCCCGGGCGCGGCGGACAACACGCTGCTGATCGCCGAGCGGGTCGAGTCGTATGAGGACGTGTACGCGCACAAGGACCGGATGCCGGTCTTCGACGTCCCCGAGGGCCACACCGAAGCCACCTGGCTGCGGCACCAGGTCGCCGAGGGCCTCAAATGGCGGTTCCCCGACGGCATCCCGGACGGCTACGAGGAACGCTGCGACTACGAACTCAACGTCATCGAGGGGAAGGGCTTCCCGGCCTACTTCCTCATCGTCGCCGACCTGATCCAGCACGCGCGGGAGGTCGGCATCCTGGTCGGCCCCGGCCGAGGTTCCGCGGCGGGCGCGCTCGTCGCGTACGCGCTCGGCATCACGAACCTCGACCCGATCCCGCAGAAGCTGCTGTTCGAGCGGTTCCTGAACCCGGAGCGCATGTCGATGCCCGATATCGACATCGACTTCGACGACCGCCGCCGCGGCGAGATGATCCGGTACGCCACCGACAAGTACGGCGCGGACCGGGTCGCGCAGGTGATCACCTTCGGCACGATCAAGACCAAGGCGGCGATCAAGGACTCCGCCCGCGTGCACTTCGGCCAGCCGGGCTACTCGATCGCGGACAAGATCTCGAAGGCGCTGCCGCCGCCGATCATGGCCAAGGACATCCCGCTGTCGGGCATCGTCGACTCGAAGCACGAGCGCTACGCCGAAGCGGCCGAGGTGCGCACGCTGGTCGAGACCGACGAGGAGTGCAAGACGATCTTCGAGACCGCCCGCGGCCTCGAAGGCCTGATCCGCAACGCCGGCGTGCACGCCTGCGCGGTGATCATGTCGAGCGAGCCGCTCACCGACGCGATCCCGGTGTGGCAGCGCGACGACGGTTCGATCATCACCGGCTGGGACTATCCGTCGTGCGAGGCCATCGGCCTGCTGAAGATGGACTTCCTCGGCCTGCGGAACCTGACCGTCATCGGCGACGCGCTGGAGAACATCAAGGCCAACCGCGGCGAGGAGATCGACCTCGACCGGCTCGGCTTCGACGACCCCGAGGCGTACAAGCTCCTCGGCCGGGGCGACACGCTCGGCGTGTTCCAGCTCGACGGCGGCGCGATGCGCGACCTGCTGCGGCGCATGCTGCCGACCGGGTTCGAGGACATCATCGCGGTGCTCGCGCTGTACCGGCCCGGCCCGATGGGCATGAACGCGCACAACGACTACGCCGACCGCAAGAACAACCGGCAGCAGATCAAGCCGATCCACCCGCAGCTGGAGGAACCGCTGCGGGAGATCCTGTCCGAGACCTACGGCCTGATCGTCTACCAAGAGCAGATCATGCAGATCGCCCAGAAGGTCGCGGGCTACACGATGGGCCGAGCGGACACGCTCCGCCGCGCGATGGGCAAGAAGAAGAAGGAAGTCCTTGAGAAGGAGTACGAGGGCTTCGAAGAGGGCATGAAGTCCAGCCCGCTGGTCGAGGGCGGTTTCTCGCCCGAAGCGGTCAAGGCGCTGTGGGACACGATTCTCCCGTTCGCCGGGTACGCGTTCAACAAGTCGCACGCCGCCGCGTACGGCCTGATCGCGTACTGGACCGCCTACCTCAAGGCGAACTACACCGCGGAGTACATGGCCGCGCTGCTCACGTCGGTCGGCGACAACAAGGACAAGTCGGCGATCTATCTGTCGGAGTGCCGCCGGCTGGGGATCAAGGTGCTGCCGCCGGACGTGAACGAGTCGGCGCTGCGGTTCGCGGCCGTCGGGAACGACATCCGCTTCGGTCTGGGCGCGGTGCGCAACGTGGGCGCGAACGTGGTGGAGTCGATCATCAAGACGCGCGAGGAGAAGGGCAAGTACTCCTCGTTCACCGATTTCCTGGACAAATCGGAGCTGGTGGCCTGCAACAAGCGGGTGATCGAATCGCTGATCAAGGCGGGCGCGTTCGACTCCATGGGCCACACCCGGCTGTCGATGATCCAGGTGCACGAGGACGCGGTGGAAGCCGTCGTGCCGCTCAAGCGCCAGGAAGCGATGGGCCAGTTCGACCTCTTCGGGTCGTTCGGCGGCGGCGACGACGCGGCCGAGGCGGCACCGTCCTCCTCGCCGCTCGCGCACCTCAAGTTCGGCGAGGAGGAGTACCCGCGCAAGCAGCTCCTCGCCTACGAACGCGAGATGCTGGGCCTGTACGTGTCGGCGCATCCGCTCGACGGGGCTGAGCGCATCCTGCGCAAACACGCGCCGAAGCCGATCGCCGCGCTGCTCGCCGACCCGCCGAAGGAGGGCGAGGTCGTCATTTCCGGCCTGCTCACCTCGCTCGAACGCCGGGTCAACAAAAAGGGCGAGCCGTGGGCGATCTGCACGGTCGAGGACATGGACGCCGCGATCGAGGTGCTGTTCTTCGCCAAGGCGTACTCGATGTTCGCCGCGGACCTGGTCGAGGACAACGCGGTGCTGGTGAAGGGCCGGGTCAACTGGCGCGAGGACAAGATGTCGGTGTTCGGCGGCGGGCTCGTGCCGCTGGACCTCTCCGAGATCGGCAACGGCGACGAGGAACCGCCGCTGGTGCTGCTGGCCGCCGCCGAGAAGATCGACCAGGCCGTGGTCAGCGAGCTGAAGTCGACGCTGCTGGCGCACAAGGGCGATACGCCGGTGCACCTCAAGCTCGTCGGCAAGAACCAGACGGTCTTCGCGCTTTACGATTACCCGGTGAAGGTCAGTTCGATGCTCATCGGTGAGCTCAAGGGCATCCCTGGGATCACCGCCAACACCTGA
- a CDS encoding low temperature requirement protein A: protein MAHESLPGNRIRVWYRPMRPRDSGEGHRVSTPLELLFDLCFVVAVGQAAAQLHHALSEGHVGHGVLSFAMVFFAIWWGWLNFSWFASAFDTDDVPYRLATLVQIAGGLTVAAGVDKAFEGDFAIVVVGYVLMRLAAVTQWLRAARQAPETRTTAYFYAAGITVCQILWIVRLALPGASGLIGFFVLVVLELAVPVLAERQSGTAWHPHHIAERYGLFTLIVLGETVLSATNAVKEGIAEGEHTGELVSLAAAGLVLVFSMWWLYFDQPGHVRLERGNSLRTALSWGYGHYLIFASAAAVGAGLELAVGFDAGQVHVSGVVTALAVTIPVALFLLSVWLLHIGPTNECRPIAIGFPAAAVLVLAASFGPAPIHVTAVLAAILVGVTVIATHGEREPG from the coding sequence ATGGCTCACGAGTCGTTGCCGGGCAACCGGATCCGGGTGTGGTACCGGCCGATGCGACCACGCGACAGCGGCGAAGGACATCGCGTCTCGACGCCGCTGGAGCTGCTGTTCGACCTGTGTTTCGTGGTCGCCGTCGGCCAGGCCGCCGCCCAGCTGCACCACGCGCTGTCCGAAGGCCACGTCGGGCACGGGGTGCTCAGCTTCGCGATGGTGTTCTTCGCGATCTGGTGGGGCTGGCTGAACTTCAGCTGGTTCGCGTCGGCGTTCGACACCGACGACGTGCCCTACCGGCTGGCCACCCTCGTCCAGATCGCCGGCGGCCTGACCGTCGCGGCCGGAGTGGACAAAGCCTTCGAGGGCGACTTCGCGATCGTGGTCGTCGGATACGTCCTGATGCGCCTGGCCGCGGTCACGCAGTGGCTCCGCGCGGCACGGCAAGCACCGGAAACTCGCACGACCGCGTACTTCTACGCGGCCGGCATCACGGTCTGCCAGATCCTGTGGATCGTCCGGCTCGCGCTGCCCGGCGCCTCGGGGCTGATCGGGTTCTTCGTGCTGGTCGTCCTGGAACTCGCGGTGCCGGTGCTGGCGGAGCGGCAGTCGGGCACCGCGTGGCACCCGCACCACATCGCCGAGCGGTACGGGCTTTTCACGCTGATCGTGCTCGGCGAGACCGTGCTCAGCGCCACCAACGCGGTGAAGGAGGGGATCGCGGAGGGCGAGCACACCGGGGAGCTGGTGTCGCTCGCCGCCGCGGGCCTGGTCCTGGTGTTCTCGATGTGGTGGCTGTACTTCGACCAGCCCGGGCACGTCCGGCTCGAACGCGGCAACTCGCTGCGGACCGCGCTGAGCTGGGGATACGGGCACTACCTGATTTTCGCTTCCGCGGCGGCCGTCGGCGCCGGGCTGGAGCTGGCGGTCGGCTTCGACGCCGGGCAGGTGCACGTCAGCGGCGTTGTGACCGCGCTGGCCGTGACGATCCCGGTCGCGCTCTTCCTGCTGAGCGTGTGGCTGCTGCACATCGGCCCGACGAACGAATGCCGCCCGATCGCGATCGGCTTCCCGGCGGCCGCGGTGCTCGTGCTCGCCGCGTCGTTCGGCCCGGCGCCGATCCACGTGACGGCCGTCCTCGCGGCGATCCTCGTGGGGGTCACGGTGATCGCGACGCACGGGGAGCGGGAGCCGGGCTGA
- a CDS encoding MerR family DNA-binding transcriptional regulator, whose amino-acid sequence MTDLLTIGAFARLARLSPKALRLYDEMNLLPPARVDPDTG is encoded by the coding sequence ATGACGGACCTGCTGACCATCGGCGCGTTCGCGCGCCTGGCCCGCCTTTCGCCCAAAGCGCTGCGGCTGTACGACGAGATGAACCTGCTGCCGCCCGCCCGCGTCGACCCGGACACCGGCTAG
- a CDS encoding FadR/GntR family transcriptional regulator, producing MEAVLGHLRQAIEHGEYAIGDQLPSEAALSREFEVSRSVVREALRGLQALGLTVSRTGRGTFVTASGPPENPTFGDYSARDLVEVRRHVEVPVAAFAARRRDADQLALLRDLVDRMDAETGDAAWVALDSQFHVTIARASGNPVFAKVIEEIRDALARQSAFLNQLGGRRTQSNVEHRRIVTAIAEGEEDAAAAAMTEHLDHVEKTLTTIVRPARAGEAETGTTA from the coding sequence ATGGAAGCCGTCCTCGGCCACCTGCGGCAGGCGATCGAGCACGGCGAGTACGCGATCGGCGACCAGCTGCCGTCGGAGGCCGCGCTGAGCAGGGAGTTCGAGGTCAGCCGCTCGGTCGTGCGCGAGGCGCTGCGCGGGCTGCAGGCGCTCGGGCTGACCGTCTCGCGCACCGGCCGGGGCACGTTCGTCACCGCGAGCGGCCCGCCGGAGAACCCTACGTTCGGGGACTACTCGGCCCGCGACCTGGTCGAGGTGCGCCGGCACGTCGAGGTCCCGGTGGCCGCGTTCGCCGCGCGCCGCCGCGACGCGGACCAGCTCGCCCTGCTGCGCGATCTGGTCGACCGGATGGACGCCGAGACCGGGGACGCCGCGTGGGTGGCGCTCGACTCACAGTTTCACGTCACGATCGCACGGGCATCAGGCAATCCGGTGTTCGCGAAGGTGATCGAAGAGATCCGCGACGCGCTGGCCCGCCAGTCCGCCTTCCTGAACCAGCTCGGCGGACGGCGGACGCAGTCCAACGTCGAGCACCGGCGCATCGTCACGGCGATCGCCGAAGGCGAAGAAGACGCGGCGGCGGCCGCGATGACCGAGCATCTCGACCACGTCGAGAAGACCCTGACCACGATCGTACGGCCGGCGCGCGCCGGCGAAGCAGAAACAGGTACCACCGCGTGA
- a CDS encoding MFS transporter gives MTGAEPDPRRWRALAVTLTAGFMTLLDVSIVNTALPSIQRDLKTGAGTIQWVVSGYALAFGLVLVTGGRLGDALGRRRMFLIALAAFVATSALAGAAPDPATLVAARLAQGCAAGMLTPQNSGLIQDLFRGAERGRAFGMFGAVVGVSTAVGPVLGGVILALFGDPDGWRWVFYVNVPIGAIAFGLALKLLPRADGRKLRLRTEIDFAGIVLLAVAVLGVLLPLVQSERGGLGRYWWLFGVAIVFGAAFVWWERRVTRRNRPPLLDIRLFTGTPGYASGAAVGALYFCGFAGIWLVFALFFQQGLGYTPLQSGLAVTPFALSSAVTAAVAGRLVARFGRKLTVMGLSIVAVSLLSVGLVVQWAPPSAAGFAVAGPLLIGGIGGGMVISPNTTLTLECVPNRLAGVAGGALQTGQRIGTAIGTAVLASVFESVVATSGHQTALTAAMCCAAGLTLVALAFATLELRARRRRAILSEDQEAAQSAANIHRT, from the coding sequence ATGACCGGGGCGGAGCCGGATCCCCGCCGGTGGCGGGCGCTCGCGGTCACCCTCACCGCCGGGTTCATGACGCTGCTGGACGTCAGCATCGTCAACACGGCTCTGCCCTCGATCCAGCGCGACCTGAAGACCGGCGCGGGCACCATCCAGTGGGTGGTCTCGGGCTACGCGCTCGCGTTCGGCCTGGTCCTGGTCACCGGCGGCAGGCTCGGCGACGCGCTGGGCCGCCGGCGGATGTTCCTGATCGCGCTGGCCGCGTTCGTGGCGACGAGCGCGCTCGCCGGCGCGGCCCCCGACCCGGCGACGCTTGTCGCCGCCCGGCTCGCCCAGGGCTGTGCCGCGGGCATGCTGACGCCGCAGAACAGCGGCCTGATCCAGGACCTGTTCCGCGGTGCCGAACGCGGCCGGGCGTTCGGCATGTTCGGCGCGGTCGTCGGCGTCTCCACCGCGGTCGGGCCGGTGCTCGGCGGCGTGATCCTCGCGCTGTTCGGCGACCCGGACGGCTGGCGGTGGGTGTTCTACGTGAACGTGCCGATCGGCGCGATCGCGTTCGGCCTCGCGCTGAAGCTGCTGCCCCGCGCGGACGGGCGGAAACTCCGGCTGCGCACGGAAATCGACTTCGCCGGGATCGTGCTGCTCGCCGTCGCGGTGCTCGGCGTGCTGCTGCCGCTCGTGCAATCGGAACGGGGCGGGCTCGGCCGGTACTGGTGGCTGTTCGGGGTCGCGATCGTCTTCGGCGCGGCCTTCGTGTGGTGGGAACGGCGGGTCACGCGAAGGAACCGGCCGCCGCTGCTGGACATCCGGCTCTTCACCGGCACGCCGGGCTACGCGAGCGGCGCGGCGGTCGGGGCGCTGTACTTCTGCGGGTTCGCCGGGATCTGGCTGGTGTTCGCGCTGTTCTTCCAGCAGGGCCTCGGATACACGCCGCTGCAGTCGGGGCTGGCGGTCACGCCGTTCGCGCTGAGTTCGGCGGTGACGGCGGCTGTCGCCGGACGTCTGGTGGCCCGATTCGGCCGCAAGCTGACCGTCATGGGCCTGAGCATCGTCGCGGTCTCGCTGCTGTCGGTGGGGTTGGTCGTGCAATGGGCGCCGCCGTCGGCCGCGGGATTCGCGGTGGCCGGTCCGTTGCTGATCGGAGGAATCGGCGGCGGGATGGTGATCTCGCCGAACACGACGCTCACGCTCGAATGCGTGCCGAACCGGCTGGCCGGCGTCGCCGGGGGAGCGCTGCAGACCGGCCAGCGGATCGGCACCGCGATCGGCACGGCCGTGCTGGCTTCGGTCTTCGAATCGGTGGTCGCGACGTCCGGGCACCAGACCGCGCTCACCGCCGCGATGTGCTGCGCGGCAGGGCTCACGCTGGTCGCGCTGGCTTTCGCGACCCTCGAACTTCGCGCCCGCCGACGGCGTGCCATCCTGTCGGAGGACCAGGAAGCCGCGCAGTCGGCCGCGAATATTCACCGAACGTGA